The DNA window TTCGTGTGGACACCGACCGCAATATCTTATTGATCAAAGGCGGTATCCCCGGAGCCAAGGGAAGTTTAGTTATGGTTCGCAGCACGGTGAAACCGAACAAATAAGTCGGAAGGGAGGATATATAAATGCCGAAAGTAACACTCTATGAAATGACCGGCGCGAAAGCCGGCGAAATAGAATTGCAAGACAGCGTATTTGCTGTGGATTACAACGAAGCGGTAATCCATGCGGCGATTGTACGCCAGCAGGCGAACGAACGTTTAGGTACGCATGCGACAAAAACGCGCGGCATGGTTCGTGGCGGCGGTAAAAAACCGTGGCGTCAGAAAGGAACCGGCCGGGCACGTGTAGGTAGCATCCGTTCCCCGTTGTGGGTCGGCGGCGGTACTATTTTCGGACCGCAGCCGCGCAGCTATGTGAAAGCGATGCCGCGGAAACAAAGACGTTTAGCGATCAAATCCGCGTTGAGCTACAAAGTCGCCAACGATGACGTGTTTGTCGTCAATCAGATCGAATTAGCGCAGCCGAAAACGAAGGAAGTATTGAACTTGCTCAATAACTTTGAAATCGGCAACGATAAAGCGCTCATCATTACGGAAGGGGACGCCATTTTGGAACGTTGCGCACGCAACATTCAAGGCGTCAAGGCGATGCCTGTCACCGCACTCAATATCTATGATATCGTGCATTACACTAAACTCTTCATCACCGAGGGCGCTGTCAAACAGCTCGAGGAGGTGCTGGCATAATGAATGCACGCGATATTTTAATCAAACCGATTGTTACGGAAAAATCTACGGCATTAATGGCGGAAGGTAAATACACCTTCAAAGTGCCCCTCAATGCCAACAAATACCAGATTCGTGATGCAGTTGAAGAAATTTTCAATGTGAAAGTCGCCGCGGTAAGCACTATGCGAGTGGAAGGCAAGAAAAAACGCATGGGCCGTTTCGAAGGTAAGCGCAGCGATTGGAAAAAAGCAATCGTCACGCTTAAAGAGGGCGAAACGATCGAATTGTTCGAAGGCGTGTAAGCGTCTGATTTAAGGAGGCACTATAATGGCTTACAAATCATTCAAACCGTACACCCCCGGGCGTCGGTTTATGACCGTATCGGCCTTCGAAGGAGTCACCAAAGCAGAACCGGAAAAATCGCTTCTGGCGCCGGTGACCAGAAAAGGCGGCCGAAACAATACGGGAAAGATGACCGTTCGCCATCAGGGCGGCGGCCATAAACGTCGGTACCGTTTGATTGACTTCAAACGTACGAAAGATAATGTACCGGCAAAAGTTGCGGCGATCGAATACGATCCGAACCGCACCTGCTTCATTGCTCTGTTGAACTATGCGGACGGTGAAAAACGTTATATCTTGGCGCCGCAGGGCTTGAAAGTCGGCGACATGGTGGAAAGCGGTCCGGAATCCGATATCAAAGTGGGCAACGCATTGCCGCTGGTGAATATCCCGATCGGTACCCAGGTCCACAACATCGAACTGAAAATCGGCAAGGGCGGCCAGATGGTCCGCAGCGCCGGCGCCTCAGCGCAGCTGATGGCGAAAGAAGGCAAATACGCGTTACTGCGTCTGCCGAGCGGCGAAGTTCGCCGTGTCTTGGTAGACTGCCGTGCGACCGTCGGTGTCGTAGGCAATGCCGAACACGAAAACATTACTATCGGTAAAGCCGGTCGTAATCGTTGGTTGGGCAAACGCCCGGCGAACCGCGGCGTTGTTATGAACCCGAACGACCATCCGCATGGCGGTGGTGAAGGTAAGTCCCCGGTCGGACGTAAACGTCCGGTTACTCCGTGGGGTAAACCGGCTTACGGCGTGAAGACGCGTAATAAGAAAAAAGCATCCAGTCGGATGATCGTCAATCGACGCAAGTAATGGAAGGAAGGGGAAACAAGAGTGTCCAGATCAATAAAAAAAGGACCGTTTGTTGCGGATCACTTGGAAAAGAAGATCGCTGCAATGAACGCTTCGGATGAGAAAAAAGTAGTCAAAACTTGGTCCCGGGCTTCGACCATCTTGCCGGACTTTGTCGGTCACACGATCGCTGTCCATGACGGCCGTAAACACGTGCCGGTCTATATTACGGAAGATATGGTCGGCCATAAGCTCGGTGAATTTGCACCGACCCGTTTGTTCCGCGGTCACAACAAGAGCGACAAAGCGACGGAATTGCAATAAGGAGGAGAAAATGGAAGTAAGAGCATTTACTAACAACATCCGCATTTCGCCTCGTAAAGTACGCATTGTCGTTGACCTGATTCGCGGTAAAAACTGCGGTGAAGCATTGGCAATTCTTGCGCACACGCCGAAACGCGCCTCGAAAGTGGTTGAAAAGACTCTGCGCAGCGCGATGGCAAATGCAGAAAATAATCATGATTTAAATGTAGATAAACTGTATGTATCGACAGCCTTTGTCGATGCCGGTCCGACTCTGAAACGGATTCACCCGCGCAGCCGGGGACAGGCATTCAGCATTTTCAAACGCACGAGTCAATTGACCGTGAAAGTATCCGAAAGAGAATAAAGGAGGGAAATGGTGTGGGTCAGAAAGTAAATCCCCATGGAATGCGTGTTGGCATCATCAAAGATTGGGATACCAAATGGTATGCAGAAAAAGATTATGCAAAGCTTTTGATTGAAGATACGAAGATTCGTCGCTTCCTGAAGAAACATCTCTTCATCGCGGGCATCTCGCGTATTGAAATCGAACGCACGTTAAAGCGCATTAAATTAACGATCTATGCGGCAAAACCGGGCATGGTTATTGGTCGCGGCGGCGCCGGTATCGAAGACATCAAAAAAGCCATGTCTCGTTTCACGACGCAGGAAGTGGATGTCAATATTAAAGAAGTTAAGAGTGCGGAACTGGACGCAACCTTGGTTGCGGAAAATATCGCATCTCAGCTGGAACGCCGTATTGCGTTCCGCCGTGCTATGAAACAGGCAGTCGGCCGTACGATGCGGTTCGGCGCTAAAGGAATTAAGGTTCTTTTGGGCGGTCGTTTGGGCGGCGCAGAAATTGCCCGTTCGGAAGGCTACCATGAAGGATCGATTCCGCTGCACACATTGCGCGCCAACATCGACTACGGTGTGGCAACGGCACAGACCACCTATGGTGCGATCGGTGTCAAAGTATGGATTTATAAAGGCGAAATTATGCCGGGCGAAATGGTCAATAAAGACGAAAATGTACGCGAAAACCGTGGCGGTAAAGAACGTCGCACAGGCGATCGCCGTAACAACCGTCGAGGCCATCGCGGCGGCCGCAACGAACGCGGCGAACGTCGTGACAACGATCGGCAACCGAACAACGCAGAAAGGAGCGAAGCCTAATGCTAATCCCGAAGCGTGTAAAATATCGTAAACAATTTCGCGGTCGTATGAAAGGCAGAGCGCACCGCGGTAATAAAGTATCCCACGGCGAATTTGGTTTAGTTGCCTTGGAACCGGCTTGGATTACCAACCGGCAAATCGAAGCAGCTCGTATTGCCATGACGCGCTACATCAAACGTGGCGGCCAAGTGTGGATCAAAATTTTCCCGGATAAGCCGGTTTCCAAGAAACCTGCCGAAACTCGTATGGGTAAAGGTAAAGGCGCTCCGGAATATTGGGTTTCTGTTGTCCGCCCGGGCCGTGTGATGTTTGAAATGGCAGGCGTCACACCGGAAATCGCTAAAGAAGCGATGCGATTGGCCTCGCATAAACTTCCGATCAAAACGAAGTTTGTCGTCAAGGGCGAAGAAGAAGTGGCAGGTGACAACTAATGAAGGTACAAGAAATTCGGAATTTGTCCGCCGAGGAAATGAACGAAAAAATCGCCGGTCTGAAGGAAGAATTATTCAACCTCCGTTTTCAGCATGCGACCGGCCAGTTGGAAAATCCGATGCGTTTGCGTGAAGTGAAGAAAACCATTGCCCGGATTAAAACCGTGCAGCGGGAAGCAGAATTGAAAGCGTAAGCGTAAATCGTAAAGGAGGAACCGTGGTGGAAGAAAGAAACGTACGCAAATCACGTGTCGGCAAAGTCGTCAGTGACAAAATGGACAAAACCGTTGTTGTTGCTGTAGATCGTAAAGTGCCGCACAAAAAATACAATAAGCCGCTCACATCGACGAAGCGGTATAAAGCGCACGACGAAAACAACGAATGCAAAGTCGGTGATACCGTGCGCATCGTCGAAACGCGCCCGATTTCGAAAGATAAATGCTGGCGTGTAACGAAGATTATTGCCCGTGCCGAATAATTCGGTAGAAAGAGGAGGAACACGATGATACAGCAAGAAACTCGCTTAAACGTGGCTGATAACACGGGCGCCAAAGACATCTTGTGCATCAAGGTACTGGGAGGATCATTCCGGCGCTACGCGAATATCGGTGATGTAATCGTTGCTTCGGTAAAAGATGCATCACCCGGTGGCGTTGTCAAGAAAGGTGAAGTGGTTAAGGCCGTAGTCGTTCGTACGAAGAAAGGTTTACGTCGCAACGATGGCTCCTACATTCGCTTTGACGAAAATGCAGCCGTTATTATTAAAGATGATAAGAGCCCGCGTGGGACTCGTATTTTTGGACCGGTAGCTCGTGAGCTTCGTGATAAGAACTTCATGAAGATTATTTCGCTCGCACCGGAAGTACTGTAAGGAGGTGCGGATATGAGCAAACGTAAACTGCAAGTCAAAACCGGTGATACCGTCATGATCATTGCCGGCAAAGACAAAGGCAAAACGGGTAAAATCATTGCCGCACAGCCGGCCAAAGATCGCGTCATTGTGGAAGGTCTGAACCAAGTCAAACGGCACACCAAGCCGAACCAGGCCAATCCGCAAGGAGGCATTATCACGAAAGAAGCACCGATTCATGTCTCCAACGTCATGGTCATCGATCCGAAGACCAAAGAACCGAGCCGCATTAAAAAAGTACAGCAAAAAGACGGCAGCTACGTTCGTGCGACCGTTAAAAGCGACTCGATTATCGACAACGTAAAATAATACGAAAGGAGGACGAATTCGGTGTCTCGTTTAAAAGATTTCTACAATTCCCAGATCAAAAATGATCTGCGTGAAAAATTCAACTATAAAAACGTAATGGAAATTCCGAAATTGGAAAAAATCGTCATCAACATCGGTGTCGGTGAAGCCGTTGCGAACTCCAAAGCATTGGATGCCGCGGTGAACGACCTGACGGCGATCGCCGGTCAGAAACCGATCATTACGCGTGCGAAAAAATCCATTGCGAACTTCAAAATTCGTGAAAACATGCCGATCGGCTGCAAAGTTACGCTGCGCGGCGAAAAAATGTACGAATTCCTGGATAAATTGATCAATATTGCGATTCCTCGCGTCCGCGACTTTCGTGGCGTGCGCGCGACCAGCTTTGACGGTCGCGGCAACTACAGTTTGGGCATTAAGGAACAATTGATTTTCCCGGAAATCGACTACGATAAAATTGACCAAGTACGCGGCATGGACATCATTATGGTGACCAGCGCGAAGACTGACGAAGAAGCGCGTGAACTTTTGCGTGCCTTCGGTATGCCGTTTAAAAAATAAGACAAAGGAGGAAGTATAATGGCGAAAAAGTCCATGATTGAACGTGAAAAGAAACGCCGTAAAATGGTGGAAAAATACGCGGCAAAACGCGCCGAGCTGAAAGCGAAAGGCGACTATGCAGCGTTGAGCAAACTCCCCAAGGATGCTTCCCCGACACGCTTGCACAATCGGTGCCTTCTGACCGGACGTCCGCATGGTTACATGCGTAAGTTCGGCGTGAGTCGAATCGTTTTCCGCGATTTGGCATATGAAGGTGAAATCCCTGGCGTGAAAAAAGCCAGCTGGTAACGATTGTCCGTGGGAGGAGGTAAACTAATATGGGAATGACCGATCCGATTGCGGATATGTTAACGCGCATTCGCAACGCCAACTCGGCGCTGCACGCGAAAGTGGATATGCCCGCTTCGAAAAAGAAAGCTGCTATACTGGACATTCTGGCCCAAGAAGGCTACATCCACGGATATGAAACTGTGGAAGAAGAAGGCCATCCGGTATTGCGCGTCACATTGAAATATGGCGCGAATAAAGAAAAAGTAATCACGGGTCTCAAACGTATTTCGAAACCCGGCTTGAAAGTGTATGCAAAGAAGGACGAATTACCCCGCGTTCTCGGTGGTTTGGGAATTGCAGTAATTTCGACGTCCAAAGGCGTAATGAGCGATCGTAAAGCCCGTCAGGCTGGTCTTGGCGGCGAAGTTATCGCTTACGTCTGGTAAGTGAGGAGGTAACGCATGTCACGTATTGGGAATCAACCGATTGCCATTCCGAACGGAGTGGACATCACCTTGGACGGACATACCCTCACTGTCAAAGGACCGAAGGGTACATTGTCCCACAAACTGCCGCAGTCAATGCAGGTGGAAGTCACCGCAGACGAAGTGAAAGTTACGCGTCCGTCGGATGACAAAGAACATAAATCGTTGCACGGTCTGACCCGTTCGCTGATCAACAACATGGTGATCGGTGTTACGAAAGGCTACTCGAAGACGCTTGAAATCGTTGGCGTCGGCTATCGTGCCGCGATGAAAGGTAAAAACTTGAACTTGACACTCGGTTTTTCGCACCCTGTCATCATGGAACCGCCGGCGGGGATCGAATTTGAAACCCCGGAACCGACGAAAATCATCGTCAAAGGTGCGGATAAAGAAGTCGTCGGCCAAGTCGCTGCAGAAATTCGCGACTGGCGTAAACCGGAGCCGTATAAAGGCAAAGGTGTTCGCTACGAAGGTGAACACGTACGTCGTAAAGCCGGCAAGACCGGTGCGAAATAGTTCGGAAGGGAGTGGACAAGTTGCGTAACAATTTACGAAATAAAGCACGTCAACGCCGTCATGCTCGTTTGCGTCGGCATATTGCCGGCACGGCCGAACGTCCTCGCTTGAATGTCTATCGCAGCCTTGCTAACATTTACGCGCAGATTATTGACGATACCAAAGGTACTACTTTGGTAGCGGCAAGTTCTCTGGATGCGGAAGTGAAAGAAGCTCATGCCTACGGCGGGAACGTCGAAGCGGCGAAAGCGGTTGGTGAACTGATCGCCAAACGCGCGCAGGAAAAAGGCGTGAAAGAAGTAGTCTTTGACCGCGGCGGCCAGATTTATCACGGTCGTATTGCGGCGTTAGCAGAAGGTGCCCGTGAGGGCGGCTTGACATTCTAAGCAAAGGAGGAAACGGTAGATGGCAAGATTTGAAAAGAAAGAATCGGATCTGCAAGAGAAGGTCGTCTTTATCAATCGCGTAGCGAAAGTTGTTAAAGGCGGTACCCGTTTTTCCTTCAGCGCTCTCGTCGTTGTAGGCGACGGTAAAGGTAACGTTGGCGCGGGCATGGGAAAAGCAAAAGAAGTTCCCGAAGCGATCCGCAAAGGCGTAGCAGATGCGAAGAAAAACATGGTTGCAGTTCACTTGAAAAACGGTACGATCCCGTATGCCGTCACAGGCATTTGCGGTGCGGGCCGCGTTTTCTTGAAACCGGCCGCAGAAGGTACCGGCGTTATCGCCGGCGGTCCTGTGCGTGTGGTCTTGGAACTCGCCGGGGTACGAAATATTTTAACGAAATCGATTGGTTCGGCAAACCCGATGAACATGGTCAAAGCGACTATCAACGGTTTGCTGGATCTCAAACGCGCGGAAGATATTGCGGCGTTGCGCGGCAAATCCGTCGAAGAATTGTATAACTAAGGAGGCGGATGATGGCTAAGAAAGTTCAGATTCAATTGAAGAAAAGTCTGATCGGTTCGAACCAGACGCAGCGACAGACGGTCAAAGCACTGGGATTGAAGAAGACGAATTCCGTCGTCACCCAGGAATTGACCCCGCAAATTGAAGGCATGATTCACCGAGTACGTCACTTGGTGGAAGTTACAGACGCAGAATAAGGAGGTGCAAACATGAAACTTCATGAACTGAGCCCCAACGAGGGTTCTCGCAAAGCACGTCGCCGTGTTGGTCGCGGTCTCGGAAGCGGCATGGGCAAAACCTCCACGCGTGGTACGAAAGGTCTTTACTCGCGTTCGGGCGGCGGTGTTCGTCCGGGCTTTGAAGGCGGCCAGATGCCGTTGTATCGTCGGTTGCCGAAGCGCGGTTTTACGAATATTCACGCTAAAAACTATGCAGAAGTGAATATCAGCCAACTCAATCGGTTTGAAGCGGGCGACGTTGTCGATCCGGTCAGCTTGATTGAAAAAGGCATCCTGAAGAATGTACGCGATGGAGTACGTATCCTCGGTAACGGCGAACTGGACAAAGCGGTTACTGTCAAAGCGCACGGTTTTACAAAGACGGCGCAGGAAAAAATCGAAGCAGCCGGCGGTAAAGTCGAGGTGCTCTAATGCTCGAAAAACTTTCGAACATATTTCAGATTTCCGAATTACGGAA is part of the Negativicoccus succinicivorans genome and encodes:
- the rplD gene encoding 50S ribosomal protein L4, with the translated sequence MPKVTLYEMTGAKAGEIELQDSVFAVDYNEAVIHAAIVRQQANERLGTHATKTRGMVRGGGKKPWRQKGTGRARVGSIRSPLWVGGGTIFGPQPRSYVKAMPRKQRRLAIKSALSYKVANDDVFVVNQIELAQPKTKEVLNLLNNFEIGNDKALIITEGDAILERCARNIQGVKAMPVTALNIYDIVHYTKLFITEGAVKQLEEVLA
- the rplW gene encoding 50S ribosomal protein L23; this encodes MNARDILIKPIVTEKSTALMAEGKYTFKVPLNANKYQIRDAVEEIFNVKVAAVSTMRVEGKKKRMGRFEGKRSDWKKAIVTLKEGETIELFEGV
- the rplB gene encoding 50S ribosomal protein L2, with amino-acid sequence MAYKSFKPYTPGRRFMTVSAFEGVTKAEPEKSLLAPVTRKGGRNNTGKMTVRHQGGGHKRRYRLIDFKRTKDNVPAKVAAIEYDPNRTCFIALLNYADGEKRYILAPQGLKVGDMVESGPESDIKVGNALPLVNIPIGTQVHNIELKIGKGGQMVRSAGASAQLMAKEGKYALLRLPSGEVRRVLVDCRATVGVVGNAEHENITIGKAGRNRWLGKRPANRGVVMNPNDHPHGGGEGKSPVGRKRPVTPWGKPAYGVKTRNKKKASSRMIVNRRK
- the rpsS gene encoding 30S ribosomal protein S19, encoding MSRSIKKGPFVADHLEKKIAAMNASDEKKVVKTWSRASTILPDFVGHTIAVHDGRKHVPVYITEDMVGHKLGEFAPTRLFRGHNKSDKATELQ
- the rplV gene encoding 50S ribosomal protein L22, which produces MEVRAFTNNIRISPRKVRIVVDLIRGKNCGEALAILAHTPKRASKVVEKTLRSAMANAENNHDLNVDKLYVSTAFVDAGPTLKRIHPRSRGQAFSIFKRTSQLTVKVSERE
- the rpsC gene encoding 30S ribosomal protein S3, translated to MGQKVNPHGMRVGIIKDWDTKWYAEKDYAKLLIEDTKIRRFLKKHLFIAGISRIEIERTLKRIKLTIYAAKPGMVIGRGGAGIEDIKKAMSRFTTQEVDVNIKEVKSAELDATLVAENIASQLERRIAFRRAMKQAVGRTMRFGAKGIKVLLGGRLGGAEIARSEGYHEGSIPLHTLRANIDYGVATAQTTYGAIGVKVWIYKGEIMPGEMVNKDENVRENRGGKERRTGDRRNNRRGHRGGRNERGERRDNDRQPNNAERSEA
- the rplP gene encoding 50S ribosomal protein L16; amino-acid sequence: MLIPKRVKYRKQFRGRMKGRAHRGNKVSHGEFGLVALEPAWITNRQIEAARIAMTRYIKRGGQVWIKIFPDKPVSKKPAETRMGKGKGAPEYWVSVVRPGRVMFEMAGVTPEIAKEAMRLASHKLPIKTKFVVKGEEEVAGDN
- the rpmC gene encoding 50S ribosomal protein L29; translation: MKVQEIRNLSAEEMNEKIAGLKEELFNLRFQHATGQLENPMRLREVKKTIARIKTVQREAELKA
- the rpsQ gene encoding 30S ribosomal protein S17, which produces MVEERNVRKSRVGKVVSDKMDKTVVVAVDRKVPHKKYNKPLTSTKRYKAHDENNECKVGDTVRIVETRPISKDKCWRVTKIIARAE
- the rplN gene encoding 50S ribosomal protein L14, producing the protein MIQQETRLNVADNTGAKDILCIKVLGGSFRRYANIGDVIVASVKDASPGGVVKKGEVVKAVVVRTKKGLRRNDGSYIRFDENAAVIIKDDKSPRGTRIFGPVARELRDKNFMKIISLAPEVL
- the rplX gene encoding 50S ribosomal protein L24; translation: MQVKTGDTVMIIAGKDKGKTGKIIAAQPAKDRVIVEGLNQVKRHTKPNQANPQGGIITKEAPIHVSNVMVIDPKTKEPSRIKKVQQKDGSYVRATVKSDSIIDNVK
- the rplE gene encoding 50S ribosomal protein L5; translated protein: MSRLKDFYNSQIKNDLREKFNYKNVMEIPKLEKIVINIGVGEAVANSKALDAAVNDLTAIAGQKPIITRAKKSIANFKIRENMPIGCKVTLRGEKMYEFLDKLINIAIPRVRDFRGVRATSFDGRGNYSLGIKEQLIFPEIDYDKIDQVRGMDIIMVTSAKTDEEARELLRAFGMPFKK
- the rpsN gene encoding 30S ribosomal protein S14 yields the protein MAKKSMIEREKKRRKMVEKYAAKRAELKAKGDYAALSKLPKDASPTRLHNRCLLTGRPHGYMRKFGVSRIVFRDLAYEGEIPGVKKASW
- the rpsH gene encoding 30S ribosomal protein S8, with product MGMTDPIADMLTRIRNANSALHAKVDMPASKKKAAILDILAQEGYIHGYETVEEEGHPVLRVTLKYGANKEKVITGLKRISKPGLKVYAKKDELPRVLGGLGIAVISTSKGVMSDRKARQAGLGGEVIAYVW
- the rplF gene encoding 50S ribosomal protein L6, producing the protein MSRIGNQPIAIPNGVDITLDGHTLTVKGPKGTLSHKLPQSMQVEVTADEVKVTRPSDDKEHKSLHGLTRSLINNMVIGVTKGYSKTLEIVGVGYRAAMKGKNLNLTLGFSHPVIMEPPAGIEFETPEPTKIIVKGADKEVVGQVAAEIRDWRKPEPYKGKGVRYEGEHVRRKAGKTGAK
- the rplR gene encoding 50S ribosomal protein L18 yields the protein MRNNLRNKARQRRHARLRRHIAGTAERPRLNVYRSLANIYAQIIDDTKGTTLVAASSLDAEVKEAHAYGGNVEAAKAVGELIAKRAQEKGVKEVVFDRGGQIYHGRIAALAEGAREGGLTF
- the rpsE gene encoding 30S ribosomal protein S5, whose product is MARFEKKESDLQEKVVFINRVAKVVKGGTRFSFSALVVVGDGKGNVGAGMGKAKEVPEAIRKGVADAKKNMVAVHLKNGTIPYAVTGICGAGRVFLKPAAEGTGVIAGGPVRVVLELAGVRNILTKSIGSANPMNMVKATINGLLDLKRAEDIAALRGKSVEELYN
- the rpmD gene encoding 50S ribosomal protein L30, with the protein product MAKKVQIQLKKSLIGSNQTQRQTVKALGLKKTNSVVTQELTPQIEGMIHRVRHLVEVTDAE
- the rplO gene encoding 50S ribosomal protein L15, which encodes MKLHELSPNEGSRKARRRVGRGLGSGMGKTSTRGTKGLYSRSGGGVRPGFEGGQMPLYRRLPKRGFTNIHAKNYAEVNISQLNRFEAGDVVDPVSLIEKGILKNVRDGVRILGNGELDKAVTVKAHGFTKTAQEKIEAAGGKVEVL